From a region of the Drosophila virilis strain 15010-1051.87 chromosome 3, Dvir_AGI_RSII-ME, whole genome shotgun sequence genome:
- the LOC6622756 gene encoding protein FAM135A isoform X1, which yields MGDLQATIEFSVELHKFFNVDLFQRGLYQVRCGLRVSPRLPVQVETSIPESSNIKPNGANGHGAGSIEPASDSEREHELASPVDAATVPGIGSCTSASIINGSGASRIFQILYRNEEVPLRDVIHFRSHLLVDSRHLKESIERAEFSLQLELWFGEQNGTSQLTLASTRNLQLNFHPGRGLHYHLPVLFDYFHLAAISVGIHASLVALHQPYINAPRSSKPWSAGKLSCRGNTSPGPLEAVFFGPQIGGTTKCSGGPTGRLLQSRQIHRDICCLLLGAIEQLKATLNEFSTVLPPSINSQIGSPPLRENDTGERLQQLLEQAKLLEAEDDFATLANSDIAQLCAENIFWWRRVLLASRSSTAVHTLLARKHHILRVRRFAEGFFVLEQPRHAAAGCLEVNSSPGHCQGYAGIAELARRSRYLQSLPPLPVHCTPIDGDAASLPLIFEDRYVVPGAGYARRRSGSDPQLEETTATGKKKTPDKTHSSSSLNGTKDCLACHFDYDYPPSNGNGPAHPHAKCVVTPRFALGGEVLQASLTIAPSNKEAQPIALRHNLSRHSVTGLLEDLDTEGNEPTLPTTRHSKSLDQLDGGQTTTETHMLEPACNGRQVSYNTLPAGLARLQADDLMRNICEFRERYGNASKFDYLHEIKLLNPPKQQQQQLQQQSVGTGAYNSLPKSMLPPRNSYPPPPPSQYTTMPRSSSSQIPRAVEIARVRVSDIKEMLRQGQAAGTLRKESSSSESDMMQKLQLLSSSSVPFRLDATTTVNSNNNTNSSDPNTSGFSESLPNLAPPPEFESDARRQRSNSTSSLSEESGWVSSRRSSLAISSPDTITSTGQHQKNQRQTQLNLGMGMGLETRLNGEQLRLRLQKLLEQQQQPQKQTRKRQSAGSSQSRTPARQQQQQEKEKELHKKISSVTVTIRKERSRFQLDRLRQLPNGESTEVEDLERPPPRRSRHKAGTASAKCEKSKSDFDITSLKDMQPLDAVCLPPPQQFQDQELDQVVAPPPPDEFRDPPPEPAPTPTAATIPVPVALPLAIPAPPAVTKSKAKSMPCHVLNAPTASALKERQPIGAIDNPVYHIYESLRPMSTPAIFSNKPVLKSHSLAELKRPPQHQCKTPGQENGLDAEPDENKENANGKVVGRGKPSNGSVAKHKRKSPPAGQAGQEASPSISLLEFEKCREEFRKQVKYQGNIYSDYVQLASELPYFYISDEYRAFSPNGMHLVICVHGLDGNSADLRLVRTYLELGLPGVNLEFLMSERNQGDTFSDFDTMTDRLVAEILYHIDSCGLNPARISFVAHSLGTIIVRSALARPQMRPLLPRLHTFLSLSGPHLGTLYNTSGLVNMGMWFMQKWKKSGSLLQLCMRDTTDMRNSFLYRLSQRSTLHHFSNILLCGSSQDRYVPAHSARLELCKAAMRDNSSLGTIYREMVHNVIAPILARPELTLARFDVHHALPHTANTLIGRAAHIAVLDSELFIEKFMLIAGLKYFS from the exons ATGGGTGATCTTCAGGCAACCATCGAGTTCTCCGTTGAGCTGCACAAGTTCTTCAATGTGGACCTCTTTCAACGCGG ACTCTACCAGGTGCGCTGCGGCCTGCGCGTTTCGCCACGCCTACCCGTCCAGGTGGAGACAAGCATACCCGAATCGAGCAATATCAAACCGAATGGAGCCAACGGACACGGCGCCGGCTCCATTGAGCCAGCCAGTGATAGCGAGCGTGAACATGAACTGGCCTCGCCGGTGGATGCTGCCACAGTGCCGGGCATCGGCAGCTGCACATCCGCATCCATAATCAATGGCAGCGGCGCCTCGCGTATATTCCAGATACTCTATCGCAACGAGGAGGTGCCGCTGCGCGATGTCATACACTTTCGCAGTCATCTGTTGG TTGACAGCCGTCACCTGAAGGAGTCCATCGAACGAGCTGAGTTCTCATTGCAGCTGGAACTGTGGTTCGGCGAACAGAATGGCACCAGCCAGTTGACGTTGGCCTCCACACGCAACCTGCAGCTCAACTTTCATCCGGGACGCGGCCTGCACTATCATCTGCCCGTGCTGTTCGACTACTTCCACTTGGCGGCCATCAGTGTGGGCATTCATGCCAGTCTCGTGGCCCTGCATCAGCCATATATCAA CGCGCCGCGCAGCTCGAAGCCCTGGAGTGCCGGTAAGCTGAGCTGCCGTGGGAACACCTCGCCGGGCCCACTGGAGGCGGTGTTCTTTGGGCCACAGATTGGCGGCACCACCAAATGCAGCGGCGGGCCCACCGGCCGTCTGCTGCAGTCCCGCCAGATCCATCGGGACatctgctgcctgctgctcggCGCCATCGAGCAGCTGAAGGCGACCCTTAACGAGTTCAGTACCGTGCTGCCGCCCAGCATCAATTCACAGATTGGCTCACCGCCGCTGAGGGAGAACGACACGGGGGAGCGTCTGCAGCAGCTCTTGGAACAGGCCAAG CTGCTCGAGGCGGAGGATGACTTTGCCACGCTGGCCAACTCGGACATAGCGCAGCTGTGCGCGGAGAACATCTTCTGGTGGCGCCGTGTGCTGCTCGCCTCTCGATCCTCGACGGCGGTGCACACCCTGCTCGCCCGCAAGCACCACATCCTGCGGGTGCGCCGCTTTGCCGAGGGTTTCTTTGTGCTGGAACAGCCTCGACATGCGGCCGCCGGCTGCCTGGAGGTGAACAGCAGTCCGGGTCATTGCCAGGGCTATGCGGGCATTGCGGAGCTGGCAAGACGCAGTCGCTATCTTcagtcgctgccgccgctgcccgTCCACTGCACGCCCATTGATGGAGATgcggcgtcgctgccgctgaTATTTGAGGATCGGTATGTGGTGCCCGGTGCCGGCTACGCGAGGCGTCGCTCCGGCAGTGATCCGCAGCTGGAGGAGACAACCGCGACGGGCAAGAAGAAGACGCCGGATAAGACGCACTCGAGCAGCAGCCTGAACGGCACCAAGGATTGCCTGGCCTGTCACTTCGACTACGACTATCCGCcgagcaacggcaacggcccGGCCCATCCGCATGCCAAATGCGTGGTCACGCCCCGTTTCGCGCTGGGCGGCGAGGTGCTGCAGGCCAGCCTGACCATAGCACCCAGCAACAAGGAGGCTCAGCCAATTGCCCTGCGTCACAATCTGTCCAGGCATTCGGTCACCGGCCTGCTGGAGGATCTCGATACTGAGGGCAATGAGCCCACGTTGCCAACCACACGGCACAGCAAGTCGCTGGATCAGCTAGATGGCGGCCAGACCACCACCGAGACGCACATGCTCGAGCCCGCCTGCAATGGACGCCAGGTGAGCTACAACACGCTGCCCGCGGGTCTGGCCCGACTCCAGGCGGACGACCTAATGCGCAACATCTGCGAGTTCCGGGAGCGCTACGGGAATGCCAGCAAATTCGACTACTTACACGAAATCAAGCTGCTCAATCcgcccaagcagcagcagcagcagctgcagcaacagtcTGTGGGCACTGGCGCCTACAATTCGCTGCCCAAGAGCATGTTGCCGCCGCGCAACTCTTATCCACCGCCACCGCCCAGCCAGTACACGACCATGCCGCGAAGCAGCAGCTCTCAGATACCCAGAGCCGTGGAGATAGCCCGGGTGCGTGTGTCTGACATCAAAGAGATGTTGCGCCAGGGTCAGGCCGCGGGCACGCTGCGCAAGGAGTCCAGCAGCTCGGAGAGCGACATGATGcaaaagctgcagctgctcagctCGAGCAGTGTGCCCTTCCGGCTGGACGCCACAACGACGgtgaacagcaacaacaacacgaacagcAGCGATCCAAATACGAGCGGATTCAGTGAATCGCTGCCCAATTTGGCTCCGCCACCGGAATTTGAGTCGGACGCGCGCAGACAGCGTAGCAATTCGACATCCTCGCTAAGCGAGGAGAGCGGCTGGGTCAGCAGCCGGCGCAGCTCGTTGGCCATATCCAGTCCGGACACAATCACCAGCACCGGGCAGCATCAGAAGAATCAGCGGCAGACACAGCTCAAcctgggcatgggcatgggcctGGAGACGCGGCTCAATGGCGAGCAGCTGCGTCTGCGGCTCCAGAAACTActggagcaacagcagcaaccacagAAGCAAACCAGAAAGCGCCAGTCGGCGGGTTCCAGCCAGAGCCGCACGCCcgcacgacaacaacagcagcaggagaaggAGAAGGAGCTGCACAAGAAGATCTCATCCGTGACCGTGACAATCAGGAAGGAGCGTTCACGTTTTCAGCTGGATCGGCTGCGTCAGCTGCCCAATGGCGAGTCCACCGAGGTGGAGGACCTGGAACGTCCACCGCCGCGGCGCAGCCGGCACAAAGCCGGCACCGCCTCCGCCAAGTGCGAAAAGTCCAAGTCCGACTTTGATATAACCAGCTTAAAGGATATGCAGCCGCTGGATGCCGTATGcctgccgccgccgcagcagttTCAGGATCAGGAGCTGGACCAGGTGGTTGCACCACCGCCACCCGATGAGTTTCGCGATCCACCACCGGAACCGGCACCCACTCCAACTGCAGCTACGATCCCCGTGCCTGTTGCCCTGCCACTAGCCATTCCTGCACCGCCGGCCGTGACCAAGTCGAAGGCCAAGTCCATGCCCTGCCATGTGCTGAATGCGCCAACGGCATCGGCGCTCAAGGAACGCCAGCCCATCGGAGCCATTGACAATCCAGTGTACCACATTTACGAGTCGCTGCGTCCTATGTCCACGCCAGCGATCTTCAGCAACAAGCCGGTGCTGAAATCCCACAGCCTGGCGGAGCTCAAGCGACCACCGCAGCATCAATGCAAAACGCCCGGCCAGGAGAATGGGCTGGATGCGGAGCCGGACGAGAATAAGGAGAATGCCAATGGTAAAGTTGTGGGACGTGGCAAGCCATCAAACGGCTCCGTAGCCAAGCACAAGCGCAAGAGTCCGCCGGCTGGTCAGGCTGGCCAGGAGGCCAGTCCGAGCATTTCGCTGCTGGAGTTCGAGAAGTGCCGCGAGGAGTTCCGCAAGCAAGTCAAGTACCAGGGCAACATCTACTCCGACTACGTGCAGCTGGCCTCGGAGCTGCCCTATTTCTACATCAGTGACGAGTATCGCGCCTTCTCACCAAATGGCATGCACCTGGTCATCTGTGTGCACGGACTGGATGGCAATTCGGCGGATCTGCGTCTGGTGCGCACCTATCTGGAGCTGGGTCTGCCCGGCGTAAATCTCGAGTTTCTCATGTCCGAGCGCAACCAGGGCGACACTTTCTCCGACTTTGATACCATGACTGATCG GCTGGTGGCCGAGATTCTTTACCATATCGACAGCTGCGGGCTGAACCCAGCACGCATCTCGTTCGTGGCCCATTCCCTGGGCACCATCATAGTGCGCAGCGCCCTGGCGCGTCCACAGATGCGGCCACTGCTGCCGCGCCTGCACACTTTCCTCTCGCTCTCCGGTCCACATCTGGGCACGCTCTACAACACCAGCGGCCTGGTTAACATGG GCATGTGGTTCATGCAAAAGTGGAAGAAGTCCGGCTccctgctgcagctgtgcatGCGCGACACCACGGACATGCGCAACAGCTTCCTCTACAGGCTGAGCCAGCGGAGCACCTTGCATCACTTCAGCAACATTCTGCTGTGCGGCTCCAGTCAGGATCGCTATGTACCCGCGCACTCGGCGCGTCTGGAGCTGTGCAAGGCCGCCATGCGGGATAACTCCTCCTTGGGCACAATCTACAG GGAAATGGTGCACAATGTCATTGCGCCCATCCTGGCCCGACCGGAACTGACGCTCGCCCGGTTCGATGTGCACCACGCCCTGCCCCACACAGCCAACACGCTGATCGGAAGAGCTGCCCACATTGCG GTGCTGGACTCGGAGCTGTTCATCGAAAAGTTTATGTTGATTGCGGGCCTGAAGTACTTCAGTTAA
- the LOC6622756 gene encoding protein FAM135A isoform X2: MGDLQATIEFSVELHKFFNVDLFQRGLYQVRCGLRVSPRLPVQVETSIPESSNIKPNGANGHGAGSIEPASDSEREHELASPVDAATVPGIGSCTSASIINGSGASRIFQILYRNEEVPLRDVIHFRSHLLVDSRHLKESIERAEFSLQLELWFGEQNGTSQLTLASTRNLQLNFHPGRGLHYHLPVLFDYFHLAAISVGIHASLVALHQPYIKKSIFSFVKLCAPRSSKPWSAGKLSCRGNTSPGPLEAVFFGPQIGGTTKCSGGPTGRLLQSRQIHRDICCLLLGAIEQLKATLNEFSTVLPPSINSQIGSPPLRENDTGERLQQLLEQAKLLEAEDDFATLANSDIAQLCAENIFWWRRVLLASRSSTAVHTLLARKHHILRVRRFAEGFFVLEQPRHAAAGCLEVNSSPGHCQGYAGIAELARRSRYLQSLPPLPVHCTPIDGDAASLPLIFEDRYVVPGAGYARRRSGSDPQLEETTATGKKKTPDKTHSSSSLNGTKDCLACHFDYDYPPSNGNGPAHPHAKCVVTPRFALGGEVLQASLTIAPSNKEAQPIALRHNLSRHSVTGLLEDLDTEGNEPTLPTTRHSKSLDQLDGGQTTTETHMLEPACNGRQVSYNTLPAGLARLQADDLMRNICEFRERYGNASKFDYLHEIKLLNPPKQQQQQLQQQSVGTGAYNSLPKSMLPPRNSYPPPPPSQYTTMPRSSSSQIPRAVEIARVRVSDIKEMLRQGQAAGTLRKESSSSESDMMQKLQLLSSSSVPFRLDATTTVNSNNNTNSSDPNTSGFSESLPNLAPPPEFESDARRQRSNSTSSLSEESGWVSSRRSSLAISSPDTITSTGQHQKNQRQTQLNLGMGMGLETRLNGEQLRLRLQKLLEQQQQPQKQTRKRQSAGSSQSRTPARQQQQQEKEKELHKKISSVTVTIRKERSRFQLDRLRQLPNGESTEVEDLERPPPRRSRHKAGTASAKCEKSKSDFDITSLKDMQPLDAVCLPPPQQFQDQELDQVVAPPPPDEFRDPPPEPAPTPTAATIPVPVALPLAIPAPPAVTKSKAKSMPCHVLNAPTASALKERQPIGAIDNPVYHIYESLRPMSTPAIFSNKPVLKSHSLAELKRPPQHQCKTPGQENGLDAEPDENKENANGKVVGRGKPSNGSVAKHKRKSPPAGQAGQEASPSISLLEFEKCREEFRKQVKYQGNIYSDYVQLASELPYFYISDEYRAFSPNGMHLVICVHGLDGNSADLRLVRTYLELGLPGVNLEFLMSERNQGDTFSDFDTMTDRLVAEILYHIDSCGLNPARISFVAHSLGTIIVRSALARPQMRPLLPRLHTFLSLSGPHLGTLYNTSGLVNMGMWFMQKWKKSGSLLQLCMRDTTDMRNSFLYRLSQRSTLHHFSNILLCGSSQDRYVPAHSARLELCKAAMRDNSSLGTIYREMVHNVIAPILARPELTLARFDVHHALPHTANTLIGRAAHIAVLDSELFIEKFMLIAGLKYFS; encoded by the exons ATGGGTGATCTTCAGGCAACCATCGAGTTCTCCGTTGAGCTGCACAAGTTCTTCAATGTGGACCTCTTTCAACGCGG ACTCTACCAGGTGCGCTGCGGCCTGCGCGTTTCGCCACGCCTACCCGTCCAGGTGGAGACAAGCATACCCGAATCGAGCAATATCAAACCGAATGGAGCCAACGGACACGGCGCCGGCTCCATTGAGCCAGCCAGTGATAGCGAGCGTGAACATGAACTGGCCTCGCCGGTGGATGCTGCCACAGTGCCGGGCATCGGCAGCTGCACATCCGCATCCATAATCAATGGCAGCGGCGCCTCGCGTATATTCCAGATACTCTATCGCAACGAGGAGGTGCCGCTGCGCGATGTCATACACTTTCGCAGTCATCTGTTGG TTGACAGCCGTCACCTGAAGGAGTCCATCGAACGAGCTGAGTTCTCATTGCAGCTGGAACTGTGGTTCGGCGAACAGAATGGCACCAGCCAGTTGACGTTGGCCTCCACACGCAACCTGCAGCTCAACTTTCATCCGGGACGCGGCCTGCACTATCATCTGCCCGTGCTGTTCGACTACTTCCACTTGGCGGCCATCAGTGTGGGCATTCATGCCAGTCTCGTGGCCCTGCATCAGCCATATATCAA GAAAAGCATATTCTCATTTGTAAAGTTATG CGCGCCGCGCAGCTCGAAGCCCTGGAGTGCCGGTAAGCTGAGCTGCCGTGGGAACACCTCGCCGGGCCCACTGGAGGCGGTGTTCTTTGGGCCACAGATTGGCGGCACCACCAAATGCAGCGGCGGGCCCACCGGCCGTCTGCTGCAGTCCCGCCAGATCCATCGGGACatctgctgcctgctgctcggCGCCATCGAGCAGCTGAAGGCGACCCTTAACGAGTTCAGTACCGTGCTGCCGCCCAGCATCAATTCACAGATTGGCTCACCGCCGCTGAGGGAGAACGACACGGGGGAGCGTCTGCAGCAGCTCTTGGAACAGGCCAAG CTGCTCGAGGCGGAGGATGACTTTGCCACGCTGGCCAACTCGGACATAGCGCAGCTGTGCGCGGAGAACATCTTCTGGTGGCGCCGTGTGCTGCTCGCCTCTCGATCCTCGACGGCGGTGCACACCCTGCTCGCCCGCAAGCACCACATCCTGCGGGTGCGCCGCTTTGCCGAGGGTTTCTTTGTGCTGGAACAGCCTCGACATGCGGCCGCCGGCTGCCTGGAGGTGAACAGCAGTCCGGGTCATTGCCAGGGCTATGCGGGCATTGCGGAGCTGGCAAGACGCAGTCGCTATCTTcagtcgctgccgccgctgcccgTCCACTGCACGCCCATTGATGGAGATgcggcgtcgctgccgctgaTATTTGAGGATCGGTATGTGGTGCCCGGTGCCGGCTACGCGAGGCGTCGCTCCGGCAGTGATCCGCAGCTGGAGGAGACAACCGCGACGGGCAAGAAGAAGACGCCGGATAAGACGCACTCGAGCAGCAGCCTGAACGGCACCAAGGATTGCCTGGCCTGTCACTTCGACTACGACTATCCGCcgagcaacggcaacggcccGGCCCATCCGCATGCCAAATGCGTGGTCACGCCCCGTTTCGCGCTGGGCGGCGAGGTGCTGCAGGCCAGCCTGACCATAGCACCCAGCAACAAGGAGGCTCAGCCAATTGCCCTGCGTCACAATCTGTCCAGGCATTCGGTCACCGGCCTGCTGGAGGATCTCGATACTGAGGGCAATGAGCCCACGTTGCCAACCACACGGCACAGCAAGTCGCTGGATCAGCTAGATGGCGGCCAGACCACCACCGAGACGCACATGCTCGAGCCCGCCTGCAATGGACGCCAGGTGAGCTACAACACGCTGCCCGCGGGTCTGGCCCGACTCCAGGCGGACGACCTAATGCGCAACATCTGCGAGTTCCGGGAGCGCTACGGGAATGCCAGCAAATTCGACTACTTACACGAAATCAAGCTGCTCAATCcgcccaagcagcagcagcagcagctgcagcaacagtcTGTGGGCACTGGCGCCTACAATTCGCTGCCCAAGAGCATGTTGCCGCCGCGCAACTCTTATCCACCGCCACCGCCCAGCCAGTACACGACCATGCCGCGAAGCAGCAGCTCTCAGATACCCAGAGCCGTGGAGATAGCCCGGGTGCGTGTGTCTGACATCAAAGAGATGTTGCGCCAGGGTCAGGCCGCGGGCACGCTGCGCAAGGAGTCCAGCAGCTCGGAGAGCGACATGATGcaaaagctgcagctgctcagctCGAGCAGTGTGCCCTTCCGGCTGGACGCCACAACGACGgtgaacagcaacaacaacacgaacagcAGCGATCCAAATACGAGCGGATTCAGTGAATCGCTGCCCAATTTGGCTCCGCCACCGGAATTTGAGTCGGACGCGCGCAGACAGCGTAGCAATTCGACATCCTCGCTAAGCGAGGAGAGCGGCTGGGTCAGCAGCCGGCGCAGCTCGTTGGCCATATCCAGTCCGGACACAATCACCAGCACCGGGCAGCATCAGAAGAATCAGCGGCAGACACAGCTCAAcctgggcatgggcatgggcctGGAGACGCGGCTCAATGGCGAGCAGCTGCGTCTGCGGCTCCAGAAACTActggagcaacagcagcaaccacagAAGCAAACCAGAAAGCGCCAGTCGGCGGGTTCCAGCCAGAGCCGCACGCCcgcacgacaacaacagcagcaggagaaggAGAAGGAGCTGCACAAGAAGATCTCATCCGTGACCGTGACAATCAGGAAGGAGCGTTCACGTTTTCAGCTGGATCGGCTGCGTCAGCTGCCCAATGGCGAGTCCACCGAGGTGGAGGACCTGGAACGTCCACCGCCGCGGCGCAGCCGGCACAAAGCCGGCACCGCCTCCGCCAAGTGCGAAAAGTCCAAGTCCGACTTTGATATAACCAGCTTAAAGGATATGCAGCCGCTGGATGCCGTATGcctgccgccgccgcagcagttTCAGGATCAGGAGCTGGACCAGGTGGTTGCACCACCGCCACCCGATGAGTTTCGCGATCCACCACCGGAACCGGCACCCACTCCAACTGCAGCTACGATCCCCGTGCCTGTTGCCCTGCCACTAGCCATTCCTGCACCGCCGGCCGTGACCAAGTCGAAGGCCAAGTCCATGCCCTGCCATGTGCTGAATGCGCCAACGGCATCGGCGCTCAAGGAACGCCAGCCCATCGGAGCCATTGACAATCCAGTGTACCACATTTACGAGTCGCTGCGTCCTATGTCCACGCCAGCGATCTTCAGCAACAAGCCGGTGCTGAAATCCCACAGCCTGGCGGAGCTCAAGCGACCACCGCAGCATCAATGCAAAACGCCCGGCCAGGAGAATGGGCTGGATGCGGAGCCGGACGAGAATAAGGAGAATGCCAATGGTAAAGTTGTGGGACGTGGCAAGCCATCAAACGGCTCCGTAGCCAAGCACAAGCGCAAGAGTCCGCCGGCTGGTCAGGCTGGCCAGGAGGCCAGTCCGAGCATTTCGCTGCTGGAGTTCGAGAAGTGCCGCGAGGAGTTCCGCAAGCAAGTCAAGTACCAGGGCAACATCTACTCCGACTACGTGCAGCTGGCCTCGGAGCTGCCCTATTTCTACATCAGTGACGAGTATCGCGCCTTCTCACCAAATGGCATGCACCTGGTCATCTGTGTGCACGGACTGGATGGCAATTCGGCGGATCTGCGTCTGGTGCGCACCTATCTGGAGCTGGGTCTGCCCGGCGTAAATCTCGAGTTTCTCATGTCCGAGCGCAACCAGGGCGACACTTTCTCCGACTTTGATACCATGACTGATCG GCTGGTGGCCGAGATTCTTTACCATATCGACAGCTGCGGGCTGAACCCAGCACGCATCTCGTTCGTGGCCCATTCCCTGGGCACCATCATAGTGCGCAGCGCCCTGGCGCGTCCACAGATGCGGCCACTGCTGCCGCGCCTGCACACTTTCCTCTCGCTCTCCGGTCCACATCTGGGCACGCTCTACAACACCAGCGGCCTGGTTAACATGG GCATGTGGTTCATGCAAAAGTGGAAGAAGTCCGGCTccctgctgcagctgtgcatGCGCGACACCACGGACATGCGCAACAGCTTCCTCTACAGGCTGAGCCAGCGGAGCACCTTGCATCACTTCAGCAACATTCTGCTGTGCGGCTCCAGTCAGGATCGCTATGTACCCGCGCACTCGGCGCGTCTGGAGCTGTGCAAGGCCGCCATGCGGGATAACTCCTCCTTGGGCACAATCTACAG GGAAATGGTGCACAATGTCATTGCGCCCATCCTGGCCCGACCGGAACTGACGCTCGCCCGGTTCGATGTGCACCACGCCCTGCCCCACACAGCCAACACGCTGATCGGAAGAGCTGCCCACATTGCG GTGCTGGACTCGGAGCTGTTCATCGAAAAGTTTATGTTGATTGCGGGCCTGAAGTACTTCAGTTAA